Proteins found in one Campylobacter lari genomic segment:
- a CDS encoding bifunctional riboflavin kinase/FAD synthetase encodes MLSFSMPIEKTKITSLAIGRFDGMHLGHFELFKHLDDNGALFIITKEEKEALTPKDFRITLVDFPLIFCDFDKIKDYKGEDFLKLLKQEFPKLKKIIVGYDFKFGKERKCSAKDIQSLCDINTIIVDEFKIQNKSVHTSMIKTLLKEAKVKEAKNFLGRFYNIQASIIKGQGIGAKELFATLNLYAKDFFLPKDGVYATLVKIENKSYHSVSFIGIRSTDENFALETHILDVNFTNTKAKSVELSFIDYIRANEKFNDLVLLKAQISKDISKAKEILGKLNER; translated from the coding sequence ATGTTGAGTTTTTCTATGCCTATAGAAAAAACTAAAATCACAAGCTTGGCTATAGGACGTTTTGATGGTATGCATTTGGGACATTTTGAGCTTTTTAAGCACCTAGATGACAATGGAGCCTTATTTATCATCACTAAAGAGGAAAAAGAAGCCCTAACGCCCAAAGATTTTAGAATAACTTTAGTTGATTTTCCTTTGATTTTTTGTGATTTTGATAAAATTAAAGACTATAAAGGCGAGGATTTTTTAAAGCTTTTAAAGCAAGAATTTCCCAAACTAAAAAAAATCATCGTGGGCTATGATTTTAAATTTGGTAAAGAAAGAAAATGTAGTGCTAAAGATATACAAAGCCTTTGTGATATAAATACCATCATCGTAGATGAGTTTAAAATTCAAAACAAAAGTGTGCATACAAGTATGATTAAAACCTTACTCAAAGAAGCTAAGGTCAAAGAAGCTAAAAACTTTCTAGGTAGGTTTTATAATATACAAGCAAGCATCATCAAAGGTCAAGGCATAGGTGCCAAAGAACTTTTTGCGACTTTAAATTTATATGCAAAAGATTTCTTTTTACCTAAAGATGGCGTATATGCGACTTTGGTAAAAATTGAAAATAAAAGTTATCATAGTGTAAGTTTTATAGGTATAAGATCTACTGATGAAAATTTTGCTTTAGAAACGCATATTTTAGATGTAAATTTCACAAATACAAAAGCAAAGTCAGTGGAGCTAAGTTTTATTGACTATATAAGAGCTAATGAGAAATTTAATGACTTAGTTTTATTAAAAGCTCAAATTAGCAAAGATATTAGCAAAGCAAAAGAAATTTTAGGAAAATTAAATGAAAGATGA
- the tlyA gene encoding 23S rRNA (cytidine-2'-O)-methyltransferase TlyA, whose protein sequence is MRYDVFVSAKLNISRNKACELIENKQILLNGEFKKTSFKITSLNPLEDESLKLTLLEELFVSRAAFKLKHFLQEHTFAIKDKICLDIGSSTGGFVQILHQNNAKHITALDVGSNQLHKSLRNLENIQICENTDLREFKSEILYDVITCDVSFISLTHLIFYIDKLAKDLIILLFKPQFEVGKNAKRDKNGVVKDAKAIKTAKESFEKACANLGWILQVNQESHLKGKEGNVEFFYAYRKN, encoded by the coding sequence ATGAGGTATGATGTTTTTGTGAGTGCAAAGTTAAACATTTCTCGCAATAAAGCTTGTGAGCTTATAGAAAACAAGCAAATTTTACTCAATGGTGAGTTTAAAAAAACTTCTTTTAAAATCACATCTTTAAATCCTTTAGAAGATGAGAGTTTAAAACTCACACTTTTAGAAGAGCTTTTTGTAAGTAGAGCTGCTTTTAAACTTAAGCATTTTTTACAAGAGCATACATTTGCTATAAAAGATAAAATTTGTTTAGATATAGGCTCATCGACTGGAGGCTTTGTGCAAATTTTACATCAAAATAATGCTAAACACATCACAGCTTTAGATGTAGGTTCTAACCAACTTCATAAAAGCTTAAGAAATTTAGAAAATATCCAAATTTGTGAAAACACCGATTTGCGTGAGTTTAAAAGTGAAATTTTATATGATGTTATCACTTGTGATGTGAGTTTTATATCTTTAACGCATTTGATTTTTTATATAGATAAACTTGCTAAAGATCTTATCATCTTACTTTTTAAACCTCAATTTGAAGTAGGTAAAAATGCTAAACGCGATAAAAATGGAGTAGTAAAAGATGCTAAAGCTATTAAAACTGCCAAAGAAAGCTTTGAAAAAGCTTGTGCAAATCTTGGCTGGATCTTACAAGTAAATCAAGAGTCGCACTTAAAAGGAAAAGAAGGTAATGTTGAGTTTTTCTATGCCTATAGAAAAAACTAA